From a single Eretmochelys imbricata isolate rEreImb1 chromosome 13, rEreImb1.hap1, whole genome shotgun sequence genomic region:
- the ZNF335 gene encoding zinc finger protein 335 isoform X1, with protein MEAEENEVESSSDAAPHPAQEEPSESGLGVETSEAMSADSSDAAPVPVLSEADDSGVGQSSDSSGVSLEEVSESSSSTDAIPRVYLPDSSSIAQSTLVSSVSTVSQSIMVSESPQVLVHSSVITDGATMVSDSTASTSSDLGCAIDKIIESTIGPDIIQSCIAVTSAEDSGAQTTQYLILQGPDDGAPMVSQMATSALANSLAIEAIADGPTSTCLDQPGPSEQSEILELPTQLDQAREADAGEEPDQPDLESLEEMMEVVVVQQFRCKMCQYKSICKRTLINHMKERHFQPVAAALALKKGRPRKGGPSPKSLEEDVPEEEEEDDIMDAGAIDDPEEDSDYNPAEDEPRGRQPKYSRIVPTSSEERPRRRPGRPRKFPRLEDMPKPEGGEEEPLVTSQSTLSSELQSSEAASSSVLENGASDRLVEPSISQSDSENKDPSSNTGPEEADTVPRRRGRPSRRFLGKKYRKYIGRRYYYKSPKPLMRPYLCRICGSRFLTHDDLRFHVNSHEANDPQLFKCLQCSYRSRRWSSLKEHMFNHVGSKPYKCGECDYTSVYKKDVIRHSTVHSRDRKKRADPPPKLNSFPCPVCSRVYPMQKRLTQHMKTHSTEKPHMCDKCGKSFKKRYTFKMHLLTHIQAIANRRFKCEFCDYVCEDKKILLNHQLSHMNDKPYKCSFCKYSTFREDFLVSHMAVKHTGGKPFACEYCHFTTKHKKNLRLHVQCRHADSFEEWAQRHPEEPPCRRRPFFTLQQIEELKQQHSQVQTPTEPAASPPVSTVAPGPPACPLPSGSGVLSAVFLIQVPPGPVTYHTVQPLPTAEPSVSSQDSLGGTTIIYEQDVEGSAELATQTALDLLLNMSSQRELATGSLQVAVVKSDGSGAAQAPKVPSQQEEGADLDPTGQQQKVVTLHVAEHGEALVQEAYEEATLGSAELQQITIPFGSTTEYSIITPVSEEIQAPQTLYSEEESPAETTRTVVVSDAMMAEALTEHSSHYILSASFPGSQLHHVEGLLSQQLSGDPALSPGEGQEAQASGSKWPMLQCLARQLRKNSAFSPAPEGQEIPSAKVKWPALQGVAKKLSCKISTTKKLSCKISTTKKFSCKICTAMFTGRAEMESHKRAHVGPNTFKCPDCPFTAAVWLEVRSHMTQHASLRPHKCSHCSFASKNKKDLRRHMLTHTNEKPFACQICGQRFNRNGHLKFHMQRLHCSEGKRLGQPAAATQQTIILNSDEETLTTLQTALQSGQAVLAPERLQQALGQEHIIVAQEQSITSPEEATYIQEITTADGQTVQHLVTADNQVQYIIAQDGVQHLLPHEYVVVPEGHHIQVQDGQITHIQYEQGSQFLQEPQQIQYMPVSPEQQLVTQAQLEAVAHSAVTAVADAAMAQAQGMFTTEATAEQIQQLQQGIHYDVITLTD; from the exons ATGGAGGCGGAGGAGAACGAAGTGGAGAGCAGCAGCGATGCGGCCCCTCATCCGGCACAGGAAGAACCTTCGGAGAGCGGACTTGGAGTGGAGACCTCTGAGGCCATGTCCGCAGACAGCAGCGATGCTGCTCCAGTGCCCGTCCTCTCAGAAGCAGATGACTCTGGCGTGGGGCAGAGCTCAGACAGCAGCGGGGTGTCTCTG GAGGAAGTGTCGGAGAGCAGCTCCAGCACAGATGCTATTCCTAGGGTCTACCTTCCCGACTCTTCATCTATCGCCCAGTCTACCCTGGTCTCCAGCGTCTCCACAGTGAGCCAGTCCATTATGGTATCGGAATCCCCGCAGGTCCTGGTTCACTCCAGCGTCATCACCGATGGGGCCACAATGGTATCAGACTCCACTGCATCCACCTCCTCAGACCTGGGCTGTGCCATAGACAAAATCATTGAGTCCACAATTGGGCCTGACATCATCCAGA GCTGCATCGCAGTGACGAGCGCTGAGGATAGCGGTGCCCAGACTACCCAGTATCTCATTCTGCAGGGACCTGATGATG GTGCCCCCATGGTGTCCCAGATGGCCACTTCTGCTCTGGCCAACAGTTTGGCAATAGAAGCCATAGCCGATGGACCCACCTCCACGTGCCTAGACCAGCCTGGCCCTTCCGAGCAGTCTGAAATATTGGAGCTGCCCACACAGCTGGATCAGGCCAGAGAGGCagatgctggggaggagccagacCAGCCAGACCTGGAGAGCTTGGAGGAGAtgatggaggtggtggtggtacaACAGTTCAGGTGCAAGATGTGTCAGTACAAGAGCATCTGCAAGAGAACGCTCATCAACCACATGAAGGAGCGCCATTTCCAGCCAG tggctgctgctctggcctTGAAGAAGGGGCGTCCGCGGAAGGGGGGACCCTCCCCAAAGTCCCTGGAGGAGGATGTGccggaggaggaagaggaggatgataTCATGGATGCTGGAGCCATTGATGACCCTGAAG AGGACAGTGACTATAACCCAGCCGAGGATGAGCCTCGTGGACGGCAGCCCAAGTACAGCCGCATTGTCCCCACGTCAAGTGAGGAGAGGCCACGCCGGCGGCCGGGGAGACCCCGCAAGTTCCCTCGCCTAGAGGACATGCCGAAGCCTGAAG GTGGTGAGGAGGAGCCCTTAGTcacgtcccagagcactctgagCAGCGAGCTGCAGAGCTCCGAGGCAGCCAGCTCCTCCGTCCTGGAGAACGGGGCCAGTGACCGCCTCGTGGAGCCCAGCATCAGCCAGTCGGACTCGGAGAACAAGGATCCGTCCTCCAACACAGGCCCTGAGGAGGCTGACACCGTGCCCAGGAGGCGAGGTCGGCCCTCCCGCCGCTTCCTGGGCAAGAAATACCGCAAGTACATCGGGCGCAG GTACTACTACAAGTCCCCCAAGCCTCTGATGAGGCCCTACCTGTGCCGAATCTGCGGCTCACGCTTCCTCACACACGATGACCTGCGCTTCCACGTTAACTCCCACGAGGCCAACGACCCGCAGCTCTTCAAGTGCCTACAGTGCAGCTACCGCTCCCGCCGCTGGTCCTCCCTCAAG GAACACATGTTTAACCACGTGGGCAGCAAGCCATACAAGTGTGGGGAGTGTGATTACACAAGTGTGTACAAGAAGGATGTTATCCGCCACTCAACTGTGCACAGCCGGGACCG gaAGAAGAGAGCCGACCCG cccccaaagtTGAACTCATTCCCCTGCCCAGTGTGTAGCCGAGTCTACCCCATGCAGAAGAGACTGACCCAGCACATGAAGACTCACAGCACGGAGAAGCCACACATGTGTGACAAG TGTGGGAAGTCCTTCAAGAAGCGCTACACCTTTAAGATGCATCTGCTGACACACATCCAGGCCATTGCTAACCGCAG GTTTAAGTGCGAGTTCTGTGACTATGTCTGCGAGGATAAAAAGATCCTGCTGAACCACCAGCTGTCACACATGAACGACAAGCCGTACAAATGCAGCTTCTGCAAGTACTCCACCTTCCGTGAGGACTTCTTGGTGTCGCACATGGCCGTCAAGCACACGG GGGGAAAGCCGTTTGCCTGCGAGTACTGTCACTTCACCACCAAGCACAAGAAGAACCTGCGCCTGCATGTGCAGTGCCGCCATGCTGACTCCTTTGAGGAGTGGGCCCAGCGGCACCCCGAGGAGCCCCCCTGCCGGCGTCGCCCCTTCTTCACCCTGCAGCAGATCGAGGAGCTGAAGCAGCAGCACAGCCAGGTGCAGACTCCCACAGAGCCTGCGGCCAGCCCCCCGGTGAGTACCGTGGCCCCTGGCCCTCccgcctgcccccttccctcaggCTCGGGCGTGCTCTCAGCTGTTTTTCTCATCCAGGTCCCTCCTGGCCCTGTGACCTACCACACAGTGCAGCCCCTCCCAACGGCGGAACCCTCCGTCTCTTCCCAGGATTCCTTGGGGGGAACCACCATCATTTATGAGCAAG ATGTGGAGGGATCGGCAGAGCTGGCCACGCAGACAGCGCTGGATCTCCTGCTGAACATGAGCAGCCAGCGGGAGCTGGCCACAGGCTCCCTGCAG GTGGCGGTGGTGAAGTCGGATGGCTCTGGAGCAGCTcaggcccccaaagtcccatcacagcaggaggagggggcagatcTGGATCCCACCGGGCAGCAGCAGAAGGTGGTGACGCTCCATGTAGCTGAGCACGGAGAGGCCTTAGTGCAGGAGGCCTATGAGGAGGCGACTCTGGGGAGCGCTGAGCTGCAGCAGATCACCATCCCGTTCGGGAGCACCACGGAGTACAGCATCATCACGCCCGTCAGCGAGGAGATCCAGGCCCCGCAGACACTCTACAG TGAGGAGGAGAGCCCAGCAGAGACCACCCGTACAGTCGTGGTGAGTGACGCCATGATGGCCGAAgcgctgacagagcacagcagtCACTACATCCTGTCAGCCAGTTTCCCAGGGAGCCAGCTCCATCACGTCGAG GGTCTTCTCTCCCAGCAGCTCAGTGGGGACCCTGCCCTCTCACCAGGGGAAGGCCAGGAGGCCCAGGCCTCTGGCAGCAAGTGGCCCATGCTGCAGTGCCTGGCCAGGCAGCTCCGAAAGAACTCTGCCTTCTCCCCAGCACCGGAGGGGCAGGAGATCCCGTCTGCAAAGGTCAAATGGCCCGCACTGCAGGGTGTGGCCAAGAAGCTGTCGTGCAAGATTTCCACAACCAAGAAGCTGTCGTGCAAGATTTCCACAACCAAGAAATTCTCATGCAAGATTTGCACAGCCATGTTCACAGGGAGAGCAGAGATGGAGAGTCACAAGAGGGCACACGTAGGGCCCAACACCTTCAAGTGTCCCGACTGCCCATTCACAGCAGCTGTGTGGCTGGAGGTCCGG agTCACATGACACAGCACGCCAGCCTTCGACCCCACAAGTGCTCCCACTGCAGCTTTGCCTCCAAGAACAAGAAGGACCTGCGCAGACACATGCTGACGCACACCAATGAGAAGCCCTTCGCCTGCCAGATCTGTGGGCAGAG GTTTAACCGGAACGGGCATCTCAAATTCCACATGCAgcgtctgcactgctccgagggGAAGCGGCTGGggcagccagcagccgccacccAGCAGACCATCATACTGAACAGCGACGAGGAAACATTGACCACGCTGCAGA CGGCTTTGCAgtctggccaggcagtgctggcTCCTGAACGGCTGCAGCAGGCTCTGGGGCAGGAGCACATCATCGTAGCACAGGAGCAGAGCATCACGAGCCCG GAGGAGGCCACGTACATCCAGGAGATCACAACGGCTGACGGGCAGACGGTGCAGCACTTGGTGACCGCCGATAACCAG GTCCAGTACATCATTGCCCAGGACGGCGTGCAGCACCTGCTCCCCCACGAGTACGTTGTTGTCCCAGAGGGGCATCACATCCAG GTACAAGATGGCCAGATCACCCACATCCAGTATGAACAAGGCAGCCAGTTCCTCCAGGAGCCCCAG CAGATCCAGTACATGCCAGTttccccagagcagcagctggttaCCCAGGCTCAGCTGGAAGCTGTGGCACACTCAGCAGTGACAG CAGTGGCCGATGCTGCCATGGCCCAAGCCCAGGGCATGTTCACCACAGAGGCAACGGCTGAGCAgatccagcagctgcagcaggggatcCATTACGATGTCATCACGCTGACGGATTAA
- the ZNF335 gene encoding zinc finger protein 335 isoform X2: MEAEENEVESSSDAAPHPAQEEPSESGLGVETSEAMSADSSDAAPVPVLSEADDSGVGQSSDSSGVSLEEVSESSSSTDAIPRVYLPDSSSIAQSTLVSSVSTVSQSIMVSESPQVLVHSSVITDGATMVSDSTASTSSDLGCAIDKIIESTIGPDIIQSCIAVTSAEDSGAQTTQYLILQGPDDGAPMVSQMATSALANSLAIEAIADGPTSTCLDQPGPSEQSEILELPTQLDQAREADAGEEPDQPDLESLEEMMEVVVVQQFRCKMCQYKSICKRTLINHMKERHFQPVAAALALKKGRPRKGGPSPKSLEEDVPEEEEEDDIMDAGAIDDPEEDSDYNPAEDEPRGRQPKYSRIVPTSSEERPRRRPGRPRKFPRLEDMPKPEGGEEEPLVTSQSTLSSELQSSEAASSSVLENGASDRLVEPSISQSDSENKDPSSNTGPEEADTVPRRRGRPSRRFLGKKYRKYIGRRYYYKSPKPLMRPYLCRICGSRFLTHDDLRFHVNSHEANDPQLFKCLQCSYRSRRWSSLKEHMFNHVGSKPYKCGECDYTSVYKKDVIRHSTVHSRDRKKRADPPPKLNSFPCPVCSRVYPMQKRLTQHMKTHSTEKPHMCDKCGKSFKKRYTFKMHLLTHIQAIANRRFKCEFCDYVCEDKKILLNHQLSHMNDKPYKCSFCKYSTFREDFLVSHMAVKHTGGKPFACEYCHFTTKHKKNLRLHVQCRHADSFEEWAQRHPEEPPCRRRPFFTLQQIEELKQQHSQVQTPTEPAASPPVSTVAPGPPACPLPSGSGVLSAVFLIQVPPGPVTYHTVQPLPTAEPSVSSQDSLGGTTIIYEQDVEGSAELATQTALDLLLNMSSQRELATGSLQVAVVKSDGSGAAQAPKVPSQQEEGADLDPTGQQQKVVTLHVAEHGEALVQEAYEEATLGSAELQQITIPFGSTTEYSIITPVSEEIQAPQTLYSEEESPAETTRTVVVSDAMMAEALTEHSSHYILSASFPGSQLHHVEGLLSQQLSGDPALSPGEGQEAQASGSKWPMLQCLARQLRKNSAFSPAPEGQEIPSAKVKWPALQGVAKKLSCKISTTKKLSCKISTTKKFSCKICTAMFTGRAEMESHKRAHVGPNTFKCPDCPFTAAVWLEVRSHMTQHASLRPHKCSHCSFASKNKKDLRRHMLTHTNEKPFACQICGQRFNRNGHLKFHMQRLHCSEGKRLGQPAAATQQTIILNSDEETLTTLQTALQSGQAVLAPERLQQALGQEHIIVAQEQSITSPEEATYIQEITTADGQTVQHLVTADNQVQYIIAQDGVQHLLPHEYVVVPEGHHIQVQDGQITHIQYEQGSQFLQEPQIQYMPVSPEQQLVTQAQLEAVAHSAVTAVADAAMAQAQGMFTTEATAEQIQQLQQGIHYDVITLTD; the protein is encoded by the exons ATGGAGGCGGAGGAGAACGAAGTGGAGAGCAGCAGCGATGCGGCCCCTCATCCGGCACAGGAAGAACCTTCGGAGAGCGGACTTGGAGTGGAGACCTCTGAGGCCATGTCCGCAGACAGCAGCGATGCTGCTCCAGTGCCCGTCCTCTCAGAAGCAGATGACTCTGGCGTGGGGCAGAGCTCAGACAGCAGCGGGGTGTCTCTG GAGGAAGTGTCGGAGAGCAGCTCCAGCACAGATGCTATTCCTAGGGTCTACCTTCCCGACTCTTCATCTATCGCCCAGTCTACCCTGGTCTCCAGCGTCTCCACAGTGAGCCAGTCCATTATGGTATCGGAATCCCCGCAGGTCCTGGTTCACTCCAGCGTCATCACCGATGGGGCCACAATGGTATCAGACTCCACTGCATCCACCTCCTCAGACCTGGGCTGTGCCATAGACAAAATCATTGAGTCCACAATTGGGCCTGACATCATCCAGA GCTGCATCGCAGTGACGAGCGCTGAGGATAGCGGTGCCCAGACTACCCAGTATCTCATTCTGCAGGGACCTGATGATG GTGCCCCCATGGTGTCCCAGATGGCCACTTCTGCTCTGGCCAACAGTTTGGCAATAGAAGCCATAGCCGATGGACCCACCTCCACGTGCCTAGACCAGCCTGGCCCTTCCGAGCAGTCTGAAATATTGGAGCTGCCCACACAGCTGGATCAGGCCAGAGAGGCagatgctggggaggagccagacCAGCCAGACCTGGAGAGCTTGGAGGAGAtgatggaggtggtggtggtacaACAGTTCAGGTGCAAGATGTGTCAGTACAAGAGCATCTGCAAGAGAACGCTCATCAACCACATGAAGGAGCGCCATTTCCAGCCAG tggctgctgctctggcctTGAAGAAGGGGCGTCCGCGGAAGGGGGGACCCTCCCCAAAGTCCCTGGAGGAGGATGTGccggaggaggaagaggaggatgataTCATGGATGCTGGAGCCATTGATGACCCTGAAG AGGACAGTGACTATAACCCAGCCGAGGATGAGCCTCGTGGACGGCAGCCCAAGTACAGCCGCATTGTCCCCACGTCAAGTGAGGAGAGGCCACGCCGGCGGCCGGGGAGACCCCGCAAGTTCCCTCGCCTAGAGGACATGCCGAAGCCTGAAG GTGGTGAGGAGGAGCCCTTAGTcacgtcccagagcactctgagCAGCGAGCTGCAGAGCTCCGAGGCAGCCAGCTCCTCCGTCCTGGAGAACGGGGCCAGTGACCGCCTCGTGGAGCCCAGCATCAGCCAGTCGGACTCGGAGAACAAGGATCCGTCCTCCAACACAGGCCCTGAGGAGGCTGACACCGTGCCCAGGAGGCGAGGTCGGCCCTCCCGCCGCTTCCTGGGCAAGAAATACCGCAAGTACATCGGGCGCAG GTACTACTACAAGTCCCCCAAGCCTCTGATGAGGCCCTACCTGTGCCGAATCTGCGGCTCACGCTTCCTCACACACGATGACCTGCGCTTCCACGTTAACTCCCACGAGGCCAACGACCCGCAGCTCTTCAAGTGCCTACAGTGCAGCTACCGCTCCCGCCGCTGGTCCTCCCTCAAG GAACACATGTTTAACCACGTGGGCAGCAAGCCATACAAGTGTGGGGAGTGTGATTACACAAGTGTGTACAAGAAGGATGTTATCCGCCACTCAACTGTGCACAGCCGGGACCG gaAGAAGAGAGCCGACCCG cccccaaagtTGAACTCATTCCCCTGCCCAGTGTGTAGCCGAGTCTACCCCATGCAGAAGAGACTGACCCAGCACATGAAGACTCACAGCACGGAGAAGCCACACATGTGTGACAAG TGTGGGAAGTCCTTCAAGAAGCGCTACACCTTTAAGATGCATCTGCTGACACACATCCAGGCCATTGCTAACCGCAG GTTTAAGTGCGAGTTCTGTGACTATGTCTGCGAGGATAAAAAGATCCTGCTGAACCACCAGCTGTCACACATGAACGACAAGCCGTACAAATGCAGCTTCTGCAAGTACTCCACCTTCCGTGAGGACTTCTTGGTGTCGCACATGGCCGTCAAGCACACGG GGGGAAAGCCGTTTGCCTGCGAGTACTGTCACTTCACCACCAAGCACAAGAAGAACCTGCGCCTGCATGTGCAGTGCCGCCATGCTGACTCCTTTGAGGAGTGGGCCCAGCGGCACCCCGAGGAGCCCCCCTGCCGGCGTCGCCCCTTCTTCACCCTGCAGCAGATCGAGGAGCTGAAGCAGCAGCACAGCCAGGTGCAGACTCCCACAGAGCCTGCGGCCAGCCCCCCGGTGAGTACCGTGGCCCCTGGCCCTCccgcctgcccccttccctcaggCTCGGGCGTGCTCTCAGCTGTTTTTCTCATCCAGGTCCCTCCTGGCCCTGTGACCTACCACACAGTGCAGCCCCTCCCAACGGCGGAACCCTCCGTCTCTTCCCAGGATTCCTTGGGGGGAACCACCATCATTTATGAGCAAG ATGTGGAGGGATCGGCAGAGCTGGCCACGCAGACAGCGCTGGATCTCCTGCTGAACATGAGCAGCCAGCGGGAGCTGGCCACAGGCTCCCTGCAG GTGGCGGTGGTGAAGTCGGATGGCTCTGGAGCAGCTcaggcccccaaagtcccatcacagcaggaggagggggcagatcTGGATCCCACCGGGCAGCAGCAGAAGGTGGTGACGCTCCATGTAGCTGAGCACGGAGAGGCCTTAGTGCAGGAGGCCTATGAGGAGGCGACTCTGGGGAGCGCTGAGCTGCAGCAGATCACCATCCCGTTCGGGAGCACCACGGAGTACAGCATCATCACGCCCGTCAGCGAGGAGATCCAGGCCCCGCAGACACTCTACAG TGAGGAGGAGAGCCCAGCAGAGACCACCCGTACAGTCGTGGTGAGTGACGCCATGATGGCCGAAgcgctgacagagcacagcagtCACTACATCCTGTCAGCCAGTTTCCCAGGGAGCCAGCTCCATCACGTCGAG GGTCTTCTCTCCCAGCAGCTCAGTGGGGACCCTGCCCTCTCACCAGGGGAAGGCCAGGAGGCCCAGGCCTCTGGCAGCAAGTGGCCCATGCTGCAGTGCCTGGCCAGGCAGCTCCGAAAGAACTCTGCCTTCTCCCCAGCACCGGAGGGGCAGGAGATCCCGTCTGCAAAGGTCAAATGGCCCGCACTGCAGGGTGTGGCCAAGAAGCTGTCGTGCAAGATTTCCACAACCAAGAAGCTGTCGTGCAAGATTTCCACAACCAAGAAATTCTCATGCAAGATTTGCACAGCCATGTTCACAGGGAGAGCAGAGATGGAGAGTCACAAGAGGGCACACGTAGGGCCCAACACCTTCAAGTGTCCCGACTGCCCATTCACAGCAGCTGTGTGGCTGGAGGTCCGG agTCACATGACACAGCACGCCAGCCTTCGACCCCACAAGTGCTCCCACTGCAGCTTTGCCTCCAAGAACAAGAAGGACCTGCGCAGACACATGCTGACGCACACCAATGAGAAGCCCTTCGCCTGCCAGATCTGTGGGCAGAG GTTTAACCGGAACGGGCATCTCAAATTCCACATGCAgcgtctgcactgctccgagggGAAGCGGCTGGggcagccagcagccgccacccAGCAGACCATCATACTGAACAGCGACGAGGAAACATTGACCACGCTGCAGA CGGCTTTGCAgtctggccaggcagtgctggcTCCTGAACGGCTGCAGCAGGCTCTGGGGCAGGAGCACATCATCGTAGCACAGGAGCAGAGCATCACGAGCCCG GAGGAGGCCACGTACATCCAGGAGATCACAACGGCTGACGGGCAGACGGTGCAGCACTTGGTGACCGCCGATAACCAG GTCCAGTACATCATTGCCCAGGACGGCGTGCAGCACCTGCTCCCCCACGAGTACGTTGTTGTCCCAGAGGGGCATCACATCCAG GTACAAGATGGCCAGATCACCCACATCCAGTATGAACAAGGCAGCCAGTTCCTCCAGGAGCCCCAG ATCCAGTACATGCCAGTttccccagagcagcagctggttaCCCAGGCTCAGCTGGAAGCTGTGGCACACTCAGCAGTGACAG CAGTGGCCGATGCTGCCATGGCCCAAGCCCAGGGCATGTTCACCACAGAGGCAACGGCTGAGCAgatccagcagctgcagcaggggatcCATTACGATGTCATCACGCTGACGGATTAA